The following nucleotide sequence is from Salinigranum halophilum.
ACGTGCGTCGAGTCGCGGACGCCGTTGCCGCTCGCGGGGCGTCCCTCCCACTCCTCGCACTGGTCGAGACCGCCGAGGGGGTGTTGAACGCTCCCGAAATCGCCCGCGTCGACCACGTCGACGCGCTCGTGTTCGGCGCGGAGGACTTCGCCGCCTCGGTGGGAGCGACGCGCACACTGGAGGGTGGTGAGGTCTCGTACGCCCGCCAGCGCGTCCTCGTCGCCGCTCGCGCCGCTGACGTCGACGCGATCGACACCCTCCACACCGACTACGAGGACGACGAGGGACTCCGCGCCGATACGGCGACGACGGTCCAGTTGGGGTACGACGGGAAGCTCGCGATTCACCCCGCACAGGTCGCGGTCATCAACGAGGCACTCACCCCGTCCGAGGCGCGAATCGAGTGGGCGCGGCGTGTGCTGACGGCGAAGGAGCGAGCAGATGCCGAGGGACGCGGCGTGTTCAGTGTCGACGGCGAGATGATCGATGCACCCCTCGTCGCGCAGGCGGAGCGGGCGCTTGAGCGGGCGCGCGCGGCGGGAGTCGAAGGAAGCGGTGAGTGACGGAACCGCCAGACAGGAGCGCGCGGCCGTACACTTGAATCCCCTCTAGGGTTACTGTATGGTATATACTCCGTCACACTTATTCTCGCGCCCGGTGGTCGTTCCACTATGTCGGACGAGGCGAACCCGTTCGAGAGTCTGC
It contains:
- a CDS encoding HpcH/HpaI aldolase/citrate lyase family protein, with translation MSRRSVLFAPGDRPELLRKAPRTEADTVVFDLEDAVAPSRRAEARTAVREVLSDPAFAPDCEVTVRLGELTADLDVLFEDGGDGDGAVSRLDALVVPKVESAADVRRVADAVAARGASLPLLALVETAEGVLNAPEIARVDHVDALVFGAEDFAASVGATRTLEGGEVSYARQRVLVAARAADVDAIDTLHTDYEDDEGLRADTATTVQLGYDGKLAIHPAQVAVINEALTPSEARIEWARRVLTAKERADAEGRGVFSVDGEMIDAPLVAQAERALERARAAGVEGSGE